AGAGATCTCAGGGTGCCTGTGCACTCAGTTTTAAACCCAGACACCCCGCTAAAACATGTCTACACAAAAAAGTGGGCCTTATGTGGCCTGTGGAGCACCAGTTAGTAAAGTCCTTTTTTGCTTCTACTATtctgtaactccgtggccatgcagTTAATTTGACTCAGCCGTGAACCTTTTGAAATTCTCTGTCTGGGTTGGTTGGTGTTGCATTGCAATTCACCGCCAAAACAGTAGAGCATGGAATGTTTTTCATGAAGTCTGGCCTATTATCCCATGGAAGTCAAAATGTAAAAGTGAGATTCCAGAAATTATGTAGTTAATGGACCAGTCGCAGCTTGTGCAGTCCTCATTAgagatgggtatcgggaaccagttcctttcgggtatcgttaagaaatgatttgatccactgacatcaataacctttttacttaacgattcccttatcggtccttcatagttgccattgttttggggggtgtttttcaggaaaatgctaatttctctacattgattacagaccctgcagcgggtctgtaatcaaccgtttctgcagcgtggctttgctttgaaccttgaaccagtcgaagcagtgattcgcagatcgaagcagtgcttcaatctgctgctttattggttcattgttttatttcgcgttatcttaatttttccccactaaaaccctaaagagtatatgtctgagtaatatttacattttttttaatgttaaaaccgacctgttatggtcttctgaaacagttgatagatgtattttataactgaaAAACACGACtaatgctaacgttagcatgtgtatggcgttttcaatgttaaagttagcattaaactgtttgaatctcagcacgtttgtgtgcatttgttttctgtttaataattaaTGACTCAACGTTCGTTGTCGTAAGAGTCAACTTGTAAttctttaaaattaatttttattcatatactaagaataatagcaacaacaataatagtaataataactcataataactaataatgctacaatacaatttgagagagacaaaaagaacctgatgaaacaaaacacaatagaAAAGATAAAATcaactaacagtgaacataaataaataaatatagaaataaatatttcctgtgaacacttagtgactgttacacctccacttcatccctgttttacgaggtctgttagaaaagtatcggacctttttatttttttgcaaaaactatatggattagaatcatgtgcgcttgcatcagccaagcttgaaccttcgtgcgcatgtgtgagttttttcacgcctgttggttgcgtcattcgcctgtggggaggctttgagtgagcactggtccacccctctcgtcggattttcattgtcaggaaaatgtctgaatggctggagcagcgctgcatcaaatttttcaagaaactgtgtgagacagtcaggtggaaaccattcggaaaattcagatggctttcggtgaaaatcctatgggcatcacacagattaaggagcattacaaccggattaaagacggccaacagcggctgagggcgcgccgcgcttcgagcggccattgacaggctgaaatgaccagatcatttccaaagtgaaggctgtgctgatccgggacatcgtgtgactctcagagaaatggcagaagagttggacatcagccatttttcgtcagattccactgttacaggagattttgtaatgaaagatgtgcggaggcattcacgcgtcgggacgaagccgcaatggtggagaacaaaagcaagtccgtgttggaagtctcacgggacatgttgtgacatgcccagctctccacaatttctcggatactcactcgactaaaaagccaccgaaagccgtctgaatcttctgaatggtcgaagacctaacgccattgcggctttgtcccgatgcgcgaatgcctccgcacgtctttcattacaaaatctcctgtaacagaccccctgcgaattttcctcggatttcacaattttcatttcacagccctgatcaaGGATTTTGATTTTTCAGCCCAATTTCTGGCACACACTTGGGTGGTTACCTAGAATTACCTAGTATGTTATAAACTTAGTTGAATTAGATttcatgtaattcttcaattaaaaTTGAGTTGCAGCTTTTGTTTAAACTGGGTGCTTTCGTTTTGATAGCATCAAGTTGAATCAAatggatggtgtgtgtgtgtgtgtgtgtgtgtgtgtgtgtgtgtgtgtgtgtgtgtgtgtgtgtgtgtgtgtgtgtgtgtgtgtgtgtgtgtgtgtgtgtgtgcgcgcaacaGTGTTCCACAGGAGTCATGGCAAAGAAGCTGGGCAGGTTCTTGTTCTGGGCCAGGGTGATGTTGGCCAATTGGGTTTAGGCGACAACATCATTGAGCGAAAGAAACCAGCTCTTGTAACGCTACCTGAGAAAATTGTGCAGGTGATGGCTGGAGGCATGCATACTGTGTGCCTAAGCAACACTGGTCATGTAAGTGTCAACATATTtctcttaaagaaaaaaaaaatccatgaagtTTTTCAGTAAAGTATTTTGTTTCAGATAACCTTTGACATCTTACCTTTTGGTAGGTCTACACTTTTGGCTGTAATGATGAAGGTGCCCTTGGACGGGAAGTATCCGAGCTGTGCTCCGAGATGATTCCAGGAAAGGTGGTACTGGAGGACAAGGTGGTCCAGGTGTCGGCTGGGGACAGTCACACAGCTGCACTCACAGAAGTTGGAACAGTGTACATCTGGGGAACTTTCAGGGTTAGTTGACTCGCCCACACTCTTTCCTTCACTCATGTTTTTCAGCCTGACATTAAAAATGTACATTCTCATTTGTCAAGTAGAAATTTGTAATACCAGTCACACAAGTACAGCGTTGTACAGGTTAATGCAGTGTTTGGATGGATGACCCAAAAGTTCATGGGCTGAGGAAATATTGTATATGATTATGTGTATCAGTTTTGGAATAAATTCCACAAGGAGTCCTTAAGTTACAGTGTTGAAGGAAAAGCATGAgagatgcgcacacacacacacacacacacacacagacagagcacAGTTCTGTATTCCCGTCCTAGCATGGCCTACAGTACATAATTAAGTTAAATGACTATTAGGATTATTCTCAACTATAATTTAGTGGATCTTGTTTTTCCACACAGGATAATAAAGGAGTAATCGGTCTTTTGGAACCTATGAAAACATCTCCCCTTCCAGTCAAAGTGCCCATGCATGAACCTGTTATGAAAACTGTATCTGGTAAGAAACAGTccaattattagtagtagtagtagtggtagtaggaGTAGTAGTATAATTCTTACTAACACTTCTTTTGTTgcttactttttgtttttaatttctggATTGTTTGATAGGTAATGACCACCTTGTACTGCTGACAGTGGATGGACATCTCTACACATTGGGGAATGCAGAGCAGGGGCAGCTGGGAAGGGTGCCTGAGGTGTTCACTGATAGAGGAGGCAGGCAGGGACTTTGTAAGCTTTTCAAACTGTACACCTCAACTTAATAACGTGGAACGAAATGGAAGATTTCTTATCTAATGTGTAATCGTGTCCTTTCAGCCCGGCTGCTGGATCCTCAGAAGGTGACACTCAAAAGAAAGGTTGAGTTTGTCGATGCTTTCTGTGGGTCATACAGTACCTTTGCTTTGTCAAAAGAAGGGAGTGTGTATGGATTTGGCCTGTCCAACTATCACCAGCTTGGTAAGTGGCACACATTTGTTCCAGTGCTTGTGCACTTTAACAATGTGAATATGCTTATTTATTAAAACATTATTTATACAAAAGCTTATTTTAACTCCAGTGTTTAGTGCTTAATGTTGCTTTTCTGTTGACTTTGAATGATGCACTTACATATCGGTGCTATGTATTTGATGTGCACACTGAGGCAATTTCATGCATCCTTAAATCTTTTAATTAATGCTTCCAGGCACAAAAAGCATCAGCACatgttttttcccacaaaaactgTCATGCTTCAAGAACTCTACCACCTCTTGGGTTAACTTCTCTGGAGGACAACATCACACACTGTGCCTTGATGTTGAAGGTAATATGCAACTAGAAGGGTAGTTGTCATATCTTACAGTGCTATTGCAGGTTTTTGAAGGTCATGTAAATGGCATTAATATAAAAGTCAACAGCTATTTGCTATGTATGTAAAGCTGTAATGGCATCCTGTACTGAGAAACAACATGACTTCTGTGTGTGTTGTAACGAAAGgtaggtaggtgtgtgtgtctcttaaaaagggggtgggggggcggAGGGAGTAGCAGTGTGAATGCAAAATGGTGAGTATTTGTCCCCTCAAGAACCCACGTTCAGAGGTGAACACATCTCTCTGTCCAGGAACATAGTCTGTAGAGTCACCAgtggtctgttttgttttgtttttctcctatGAGAGCTTTTCGGGCTCAAACTTGATTTGCTTTAGTGTGACATCTCATGTGAAAATAATTGGGATCGTCGGACAGATgatgaaagtagacaggagtacaagaagatgcagcataaggcgaaaagagaaatgacaaaaggcatatagcgagctgtacaagaaaatgaatagtaaggaaggggaacaggacttgtactgattggccaggcaaagggacagagctggaaaggatgtacagcagtttagggtggtaaaagatgcagatggcaaTGTTctgacaagcaaggagagtgtgtgcagaaggtggagggaatactttgagcagctgatgaatgaagacaaTGGGAGAGGAAAGGCTGGGTGACATGGAGAGCcgcttcacagaggagttttcctggatcAAAAAACTCCGTGCGCGTTATCGCGATTAGTCGGTGGAGTTCAAATCTCTACCGTTGGCCAAAATTATACCGTGTACCGATTAAACCGGCTATACCGTGCAACACTAACTGATAGGTTCCTATTGTTTGGTCTCACAATGCTATTGGGTCAAGCATTTGTATATAAGGCCTGCCCTCACGTCAAGAAGTCACACAACCTCCAAATTTTTGATTGAACATCGTCTCTTCGATTTACTGGACTGGATTTATCTGAAAGAAGTAAGTAAAATGCTTTAAATattctttttttgtttattacagtgtccagaacatgtaCATATGTAGTTATTGTGGAAAATGTGCCCTACATTCTATCTagaactttttttgtgtgtgtaattgCAATATTACAATATTCAGCGGATGTGGTAGTCAAAACAGTGGTGATGTTGAGAGGAATTCAATTGAAATTTTCCCAATAGAATTTTAAACTACACATGATTTACACATTCTAGCTCTTAGCCTTATATTAAATTACATATATTATTGTCTTAGAATGTGCAGAGATATATTCCCACATCTAATCATTTTCATTTACTTACAATGATTTCTAACCACCTTCAACACTCAGTATTTTCCCCTTACCAAAAGCAGGACTTtctaacaaagaaattctgtttgtgcatgtctgcCCTTTGTCTATTTGGCTATTGATAAGAAAATGTTCCATCAATTCATAGTCAAAGCAGTTGTGGGGGATGCTTGGAGAGGCATTGGTTGCATTGTTCTGGAACATGTGTTAATGTTCATGAATGTAAGGTGTGGTTGTAAGTTGAAGGCTACATGCATTCCTATTAGGATGCTAATCACAGTTTGCAATTGGTCAGTCATACAGTATTGTCACCAGTCCAATGTGTGAATAGGCTACTTCAGTG
The Thalassophryne amazonica chromosome 7, fThaAma1.1, whole genome shotgun sequence genome window above contains:
- the rcc1 gene encoding LOW QUALITY PROTEIN: regulator of chromosome condensation (The sequence of the model RefSeq protein was modified relative to this genomic sequence to represent the inferred CDS: inserted 1 base in 1 codon); the protein is MPAAKGIKRKTSHGVKDDRDAKKVKVFHRSHGKEAGQVLVLGQGDVGQLGLGDNIIERKKPALVTLPEKIVQVMAGGMHTVCLSNTGHVYTFGCNDEGALGREVSELCSEMIPGKVVLEDKVVQVSAGDSHTAALTEVGTVYIWGTFRDNKGVIGLLEPMKTSPLPVKVPMHEPVMKTVSGNDHLVLLTVDGHLYTLGNAEQGQLGRVPEVFTDRGGRQGLSRLLDPQKVTLKRKVEFVDAFCGSYSTFALSKEGSVYGFGLSNYHQLGTKSISTCFFPQKLSCFKNSTTSWVNFSGGQHHTLCLDVEGQVYSLGRAEYGRLGLGQGAEEKSEPTPVMGMEPVGGVTCGASVSYAVTREGSVYAWGMGTNLQLGTGEESDEWSPVKMTGKQLENCAVLXASSGGQHTVLLVKDKQES